One window of the Henckelia pumila isolate YLH828 unplaced genomic scaffold, ASM3356847v2 CTG_550, whole genome shotgun sequence genome contains the following:
- the LOC140873421 gene encoding uncharacterized protein, with protein sequence MGLGKLRIGGAWSGVLEVELDDWTVAMLREEVANRSNCGGPHSINLICGGKMLKDGDGSEKLSQLGVRNNGKIFASKVSSSDQVGKSQKDEFLAEEERANKLSRLKAAATSLASRHVDGSLPDGDFNLELENQSGEKVQLGSETDQRAIMMGLMLHTNGKALIRKQQYRDALEVLTVGEEAFSLCDPKLVEMVDNVSILQIDMVWCYFMLRDISWLSVAGIRLAKAREGIERSHGKESARLRILQGGRFPELALHLRMELLEGVVAYHSGQLQKSKEFLTSAQAKFSQLQVPDETLSFLMSMGYKEREAKRALRMNNLDVGSAIDFLVDEKAKRAKKREENLRRQKDILEQKQYGVTPLRKAVDLQKVNELVSIGFEKDLAAEALRRNENDTQKALDDLTNPETNSVLQTEIISRKRKRLRQAEAAARESLLSMGFTSTSVDDALHKFSDEEQALNHLLGQPNGSTTDASGASPVPPKNVNETENLGSNDIASSSGGTSNDNDFKVRDMEMEGELTEELHNTDAYSDYDIEVTIEGEAINEYLALLDSAENVEKILT encoded by the exons ATGGGCCTCGGGAAACTGAGAATTGGTGGAGCATGGAGTGGGGTGCTGGAAGTCGAACTAGATGACTGGACAGTGGCCATGTTGAGAGAAGAAGTGGCAAACCGATCAAACTGCGGTGGGCCTCACTCAATAAACCTGATATGCGGGGGCAAAATGCTCAAAGATGGTGATGGCTCTGAGAAATTGAGCCAATTGGGTGTCAGAAACAACGGCAAGATTTTTGCTTCCAAGGTTTCTTCTTCTGATCAAGTCGGGAAGTCGCAAAAAGATGAGTTCTTGGCCGAAGAAGAGCGCGCCAACAAACTTTCCAGGCTCAA GGCTGCTGCCACTTCATTGGCCAGTAGACATGTAGATGGTTCCTTACCTGATGGGGACTTCAATCTAGAGCTGGAAAATCAGAGTGGAGAAAAAGTGCAGTTGGGATCTGAGACTGACCAAAG GGCCATAATGATGGGACTCATGCTTCACACAAATGGAAAAGCCCTGATACGAAAGCAACAATATAGAGATGCATTGGAAGTCCTCACCGTTGGTGAG GAGGCTTTCTCTCTGTGTGACCCTAAGCTTGTTGAG ATGGTTGACAACGTATCAATTCTTCAAATAGACATGGTGTGGTGCTATTTTATGCTCCGAGATATCAGTTGGCTTTCCGTAGCAGGTATTCGCCTTGCAAAAGCTAGAGAAGGTATTGAGCGTTCTCATGGAAAGGAATCTGCTCGCCTGAGGATTCTTCAAGGAGGTCGTTTTCCTGAGCTTGCATT ACACTTGAGAATGGAGTTGCTAGAAGGAGTGGTTGCATATCACAGTGGTCAGTTGCAAAAATCGAAAGAATTCCTGACATCAGCACAGGCTAAATTTTCCCAG CTCCAAGTTCCTGATGAAACCTTGTCTTTTCTAATGAGCATGGGTTATAAAGAACGTGAAGCAAAGAGGGCCCTACGCATGAACAACTTGGATGTTGGAAGTGCTATTGATTTTCTTGTTGATGAAAAGGCGAAAAGGGCTAAAAAACGGGAGGAGAATCTCAGAAGACAAAAAGACATCCT GGAGCAAAAACAATACGGAGTGACTCCTCTTAGGAAAGCAGTGGATCTCCAGAAAGTAAATGAATTGGTCTCCATAGG GTTTGAGAAAGATCTGGCTGCAGAGGCCCTTCGAAGAAATGAAAATGACACCCAGAAGGCTTTGGATGACTTGACAAACCCTGAAACAAATTCTGTTTTACAA ACTGAAATTATATCAAGGAAAAGGAAAAGGTTGCGTCAAGCAGAAGCTGCTGCCAGAGAAAGTCTTTTATCCATGGGATTCACGAGCACATCAG TGGACGACGCCCTTCACAAGTTTAGCGATGAAGAGCAGGCATTAAACCATCTACTTGGACAACCCAACGGAAGTACCACTGATGCATCAGGTGCAAGTCCTGTTCCACCAAAGAATGTCAATGAGACAGAAAACTTAGGATCCAATGATATAGCCAGCAGCTCTGGAGGTACATCAAACGACAACGATTTTAAGGTTCGGGATATGGAGATGGAAGGTGAACTCACAGAAGAACTGCACAATACAGATGCATATTCCGACTATGATATTGAAGTTACGATAGAAGGTGAGGCGATAAACGAGTACTTGGCATTGTTAGATTCTGCAGAAAATGTGGAAAAAATTCTTACATAG